The following are encoded together in the Paludisphaera mucosa genome:
- a CDS encoding lysylphosphatidylglycerol synthase domain-containing protein, with translation MAFVSHLRVTSRIRRWVLPTLGVLIAAAMLQSLAGHGASLLRSGSQISLSSLILALGLSVVHRIVNAGGWGLMVRSLGQRIGTSAGVRVWLASEACRWLPGSVWSYGSRTFLASRLGLKTGTVAASLVLEILVTIVGWAVVAGLGWGYLASSLTMLGRHLPRLASGWFAVGGLAALLLAASTAVLASNSPRFLARFSRFKAQLLALRELRVGVLGLAKGVAFFAIMGIFNGLVFAMVVHAAPGGANVPVGAAIAGNAAAWLVGFFAIFAPGGLVVREACLTTLLSPWMPAEQALVASLAWRLIQIVAEVLCFALMAAWGLPKTLGGEPGRREARVGSLSWSNGAKVQR, from the coding sequence ATGGCATTCGTGAGTCATTTGAGAGTCACCTCGAGAATCCGTCGGTGGGTCCTGCCGACACTGGGGGTTCTCATCGCGGCGGCCATGCTGCAAAGCCTCGCCGGGCATGGAGCGTCGCTCCTGAGGTCCGGGAGCCAGATCAGTCTTTCGAGCTTGATCCTGGCCCTCGGCCTCAGCGTGGTCCATCGGATCGTCAACGCCGGCGGCTGGGGCCTGATGGTCCGGTCGCTCGGCCAACGGATCGGCACGAGTGCGGGGGTCAGGGTCTGGCTGGCGTCCGAAGCCTGCCGATGGCTGCCGGGCAGCGTTTGGTCCTATGGTTCCCGCACGTTCCTCGCCTCGAGGCTCGGCTTGAAGACGGGGACCGTCGCCGCCAGCCTCGTGCTCGAGATCCTCGTCACGATCGTCGGCTGGGCGGTCGTCGCAGGGCTGGGTTGGGGGTATCTGGCAAGTTCTCTGACGATGCTCGGGCGGCATCTCCCCAGGCTGGCGTCGGGGTGGTTCGCCGTTGGTGGGCTCGCCGCCCTGCTGCTCGCGGCGTCGACGGCGGTCTTGGCGTCCAACTCTCCTCGATTCCTAGCCAGATTCTCCCGCTTTAAGGCTCAGCTGCTCGCCCTCCGCGAGTTGCGTGTCGGCGTCCTGGGTCTCGCCAAAGGGGTGGCCTTTTTCGCGATCATGGGAATCTTTAACGGCCTCGTGTTTGCAATGGTCGTCCACGCCGCGCCGGGAGGGGCGAACGTACCCGTCGGGGCCGCGATCGCCGGCAATGCGGCGGCCTGGCTCGTCGGCTTTTTTGCGATCTTCGCCCCGGGCGGCCTCGTGGTGCGCGAGGCATGTCTGACCACGCTGCTCTCGCCGTGGATGCCGGCCGAGCAGGCCCTGGTCGCCTCGCTCGCCTGGCGGTTGATCCAGATCGTCGCGGAGGTCCTCTGCTTCGCCCTCATGGCGGCATGGGGCCTGCCCAAGACGCTCGGGGGCGAGCCCGGGCGTCGCGAAGCTCGCGTTGGTAGTCTGTCATGGTCCAACGGAGCGAAGGTGCAGCGATGA
- a CDS encoding metallophosphoesterase produces MLTLPFYMAFAAGEMCLLVLAINIVHGMGWKVRGLEAGSIVSFLIIGLLSFETTRRWWFVPAADWPLCLQAGAVICCLASLVGLPLSTFARHARTVKGIGRKDRHVDLVGDGPRERFVGRGKHNWQLRLPGNEALDLTVHHWTVPIRKLPERLDGLSILHLTDLHFSHVYDRRYFEAVFDVASGCRADLVLITGDLIDDPTCIPWIAPLFERLPAAIGRYAILGNHDHGHDVDPINAAIRHAGFTVLDGEVETIDVMGSTLAIGGTCAPWGRTIADESVPAADFRLLLSHTPDIVYQAARQGWDYMLCGHNHGGQVQLPILGSILMPSRYSRRFEAGFYQIDPTLMYVSRGLGAKHPIRFGCPPEISHFTLRAEVGRRPPTIDVPPGKWTIAFENSDTMRLP; encoded by the coding sequence ATGCTCACTCTGCCTTTCTACATGGCGTTCGCGGCCGGCGAGATGTGCCTCCTGGTCCTAGCGATCAACATCGTCCACGGCATGGGGTGGAAGGTCCGCGGGCTCGAGGCGGGCTCGATCGTATCGTTCCTGATCATCGGCCTCCTCTCCTTCGAGACGACGCGTCGATGGTGGTTCGTCCCGGCGGCCGACTGGCCCCTTTGCCTCCAGGCGGGCGCCGTGATCTGTTGCCTGGCGTCCCTGGTCGGCCTCCCCTTGTCCACGTTCGCTCGACATGCACGAACGGTGAAGGGGATCGGTCGCAAGGATCGTCACGTCGATCTCGTCGGCGACGGCCCCCGCGAGCGGTTCGTCGGCCGAGGGAAGCACAACTGGCAACTCCGGCTCCCGGGGAACGAGGCCCTGGATCTGACGGTCCACCACTGGACTGTGCCGATCCGAAAGCTCCCGGAGCGGCTCGACGGTCTCTCGATCCTCCACCTGACCGATCTCCATTTCTCCCACGTCTATGACCGCCGATATTTCGAGGCCGTATTCGACGTGGCTTCCGGCTGTCGTGCGGACCTCGTCCTGATCACGGGCGACCTGATCGACGACCCGACCTGCATCCCGTGGATCGCTCCCCTCTTCGAACGGCTGCCGGCCGCGATCGGCAGGTACGCCATCCTGGGGAATCACGACCACGGTCACGACGTCGACCCGATCAACGCGGCGATCCGGCACGCGGGTTTCACCGTGCTCGACGGCGAGGTCGAGACGATAGACGTAATGGGTTCGACGCTGGCGATCGGCGGCACGTGCGCTCCCTGGGGGCGGACCATTGCCGACGAGTCCGTACCCGCGGCCGACTTCCGACTACTTTTGAGCCACACCCCCGACATCGTCTACCAGGCCGCGAGGCAGGGATGGGACTACATGCTCTGCGGCCACAACCACGGCGGCCAGGTCCAGCTCCCGATCCTGGGCTCAATTTTGATGCCCAGCCGTTACAGCCGCCGCTTCGAGGCGGGTTTCTATCAGATCGACCCCACCCTCATGTACGTCTCCAGGGGCCTGGGCGCGAAGCACCCGATCCGCTTCGGCTGCCCCCCCGAGATCAGTCATTTCACGCTCCGCGCGGAGGTGGGCCGCCGCCCTCCGACGATTGACGTGCCCCCGGGAAAGTGGACCATCGCATTCGAGAACTCGGATACGATGAGGCTCCCCTGA
- a CDS encoding hybrid sensor histidine kinase/response regulator → MTSRASDDEWVHDRSCVLFAEHSRRIARRADRLFAALLLSQWAAALGVALAISPLAWAGESSRIHVHVWTALFLGGLIAAPAAWLAIMLPCRASTRYVVAAAQMFMGALLIHLTGGRIETHFHIFGSLALLAFYRDWKVVAVGSAVVVADHVLRGAFWPRSIFGTETPGAWRWVEHAAWVAFEDAFLIPHCLRGTAEMHEVAAQRARVEIAAARVEAEVVARTAELAAATALAEQGEERFRGAFDSAAIGMALVAPDGRWLKVNEALCEIVGYPSGELLGRTFQDVTHPEDVDADREEARRLLAGDTPSYRMEKRYLHKDGRVVWVMLSVSLVRDGEGAPLHFVSQIEDVTARRLFEVELRRARDEAMDASRAKGEFLANMSHEIRTPMNGILGMTELALDTELTAPQREYLGLVKASADSLLAVINDILDFSKIEAGKLRLDPEPFALRDHVDETLKTLAPRAHSKGLELSARIAPGLPDALEGDSGRLRQILVNLVGNAVKFTEAGEVAVSVDAWELEPTRPADEVGLHFSVRDTGIGVPREKQEGIFEPFEQADGSTTRRYGGSGLGLAITVKLVEMMGGRIWVESKPGEGSTFHFTACMPAQRGCPKVRGEARPERLLGLRVLVVDDNRTNLRILEELLLHWGAEPTSAAGGAAGLGALRAAKSSGRPFSMVLLDCMMPDLDGYAVAEWIKADPGLAETHVVMLTSNDESGKAALCRSLGIAARLTKPVRRSELFATIVDLVSSPPDGGGRDHEGPARVVDVATPVGRRLKILLAEDHVVNQKVIRGMLAKRGHSVAIAGDGRRALAARGGAAFDLILMDVQMPDMDGFEAVAAIRDDERARGLPRLPVVALTAHAMKGDRERCLAAGFDGYASKPIRSEALFAVIDQVLGSPAGGDARTHEAPPSGVFDREAALATASGDEDLLREILGLFFDDCPRLLAELRAAVEADDVETFVRAAHTLKGTSGHFAAEEVFEAASRLEAAARSGSCSGASVEIDAMIAALDRFRIAAGGLVPGDATSPIPCFETSHRSRLKERQPCP, encoded by the coding sequence ATGACGAGCCGGGCTTCCGACGATGAATGGGTCCACGATCGATCCTGCGTCCTGTTCGCGGAGCACTCCCGGCGGATCGCCCGCAGGGCCGATCGCCTCTTCGCGGCGCTCCTGCTCTCCCAGTGGGCGGCCGCCCTGGGCGTGGCCCTGGCGATCTCGCCGCTGGCTTGGGCGGGCGAGTCGAGCCGGATCCACGTGCACGTCTGGACCGCGCTCTTCCTGGGGGGGCTGATCGCCGCGCCGGCGGCCTGGCTCGCGATCATGCTCCCCTGCCGAGCGTCGACCCGTTACGTGGTCGCGGCGGCCCAGATGTTCATGGGGGCGCTGCTGATCCACCTGACCGGGGGGCGGATCGAAACCCATTTCCACATTTTCGGCTCCTTGGCCCTCCTGGCGTTCTACCGGGATTGGAAGGTCGTGGCCGTCGGCTCGGCGGTCGTCGTCGCGGACCACGTCCTGCGAGGTGCATTCTGGCCCCGGTCGATCTTCGGCACCGAGACTCCGGGGGCGTGGCGATGGGTCGAGCACGCGGCCTGGGTCGCCTTCGAGGACGCCTTTTTGATCCCCCACTGCCTGCGCGGCACTGCCGAGATGCACGAGGTGGCCGCCCAGCGCGCCCGGGTCGAGATCGCCGCGGCCCGAGTCGAGGCGGAGGTGGTCGCGCGGACGGCCGAGCTCGCGGCCGCCACGGCACTCGCCGAGCAGGGCGAGGAACGGTTCCGCGGCGCGTTCGATTCCGCCGCCATCGGCATGGCCCTGGTCGCCCCAGACGGCCGCTGGCTCAAGGTCAACGAGGCGCTCTGCGAGATCGTGGGATACCCGTCCGGGGAGCTGCTGGGGCGGACCTTCCAGGACGTCACGCATCCCGAGGACGTCGACGCGGACCGGGAGGAGGCCCGGCGCCTCCTCGCCGGGGACACGCCGTCCTATCGCATGGAGAAGCGGTACCTCCACAAGGACGGCCGCGTCGTCTGGGTCATGCTGAGCGTCTCCCTGGTGCGCGACGGCGAGGGGGCCCCCCTCCATTTCGTCTCGCAGATCGAGGACGTCACCGCCAGGAGGCTGTTCGAGGTCGAGCTACGACGCGCCCGAGACGAGGCGATGGACGCCAGCCGGGCCAAGGGCGAATTCCTCGCCAACATGAGCCACGAGATCCGCACGCCCATGAACGGCATCCTGGGCATGACGGAGCTGGCGCTCGACACCGAGCTGACCGCCCCGCAGCGCGAATACCTCGGGCTCGTGAAGGCCTCGGCGGACTCGCTGCTGGCGGTGATAAACGACATCCTCGACTTCTCGAAGATCGAGGCCGGCAAGCTCCGCCTCGACCCGGAGCCGTTCGCCCTGCGCGACCACGTGGACGAGACGCTCAAGACGCTGGCCCCGCGCGCCCACTCCAAGGGCCTGGAGCTCTCGGCGAGGATCGCCCCCGGGCTGCCCGACGCCCTCGAGGGGGATTCGGGCCGGCTGCGCCAGATCCTCGTCAACCTGGTGGGGAACGCGGTCAAGTTCACCGAGGCGGGCGAGGTGGCGGTCTCGGTCGACGCCTGGGAACTCGAGCCGACCCGGCCCGCCGACGAGGTCGGCCTGCACTTCTCCGTCCGCGACACCGGCATCGGCGTCCCGCGGGAGAAGCAGGAGGGGATCTTCGAGCCGTTCGAGCAGGCCGACGGGTCGACCACGCGGCGTTACGGGGGCTCGGGGCTCGGGCTGGCCATCACCGTGAAGCTCGTGGAGATGATGGGCGGCCGCATCTGGGTCGAGAGCAAGCCCGGGGAGGGCAGCACCTTCCATTTCACCGCTTGCATGCCCGCGCAGCGGGGGTGCCCGAAGGTGCGGGGCGAGGCCCGTCCCGAGCGGCTGCTCGGCCTGCGGGTCCTGGTCGTGGACGACAACCGGACCAACCTTCGCATCCTCGAAGAGCTGCTGCTCCATTGGGGGGCCGAGCCCACGTCGGCCGCGGGCGGGGCGGCCGGTTTGGGCGCCTTGCGGGCGGCTAAGTCTTCGGGGCGGCCGTTCTCCATGGTCCTCCTCGACTGCATGATGCCCGACCTGGACGGCTATGCCGTGGCCGAATGGATCAAGGCAGACCCGGGCCTGGCGGAGACCCACGTCGTGATGCTTACGTCGAACGACGAATCGGGGAAGGCGGCCCTCTGCCGCTCGCTGGGGATCGCCGCGCGCCTGACCAAGCCTGTGCGCCGGAGCGAGTTGTTCGCCACGATCGTCGACCTGGTCAGCTCCCCCCCGGACGGGGGCGGGCGGGATCATGAGGGGCCGGCCCGAGTCGTCGACGTCGCGACGCCCGTCGGGCGAAGGCTGAAGATCCTCCTCGCGGAGGACCACGTGGTCAACCAGAAGGTCATCCGCGGCATGCTGGCGAAGCGCGGCCATTCGGTAGCGATCGCGGGCGACGGCAGGCGGGCTTTGGCGGCGCGGGGCGGCGCGGCGTTCGACCTGATCCTCATGGACGTTCAGATGCCGGACATGGACGGATTCGAGGCCGTCGCCGCGATCCGCGACGACGAGCGGGCCCGCGGCCTCCCCCGCCTGCCCGTCGTGGCACTGACGGCGCACGCCATGAAGGGGGACCGCGAACGCTGCCTGGCCGCCGGCTTCGACGGCTACGCCTCCAAGCCGATCCGTTCGGAGGCCCTGTTCGCGGTCATCGATCAGGTGCTGGGAAGTCCCGCGGGCGGCGACGCCCGCACGCACGAGGCGCCCCCGTCCGGCGTGTTCGATCGCGAGGCGGCCCTCGCGACGGCGAGCGGCGACGAGGACCTGCTCCGCGAGATCCTGGGGCTCTTCTTCGACGACTGCCCGCGGCTGCTGGCGGAGCTCCGCGCCGCGGTCGAGGCGGACGACGTCGAGACCTTCGTTCGCGCGGCCCACACCCTGAAGGGCACCTCCGGCCACTTCGCGGCGGAGGAGGTCTTCGAGGCGGCGTCGAGGCTCGAGGCCGCGGCGCGTTCGGGCTCCTGCTCGGGGGCGTCCGTCGAGATCGACGCGATGATCGCGGCTCTGGACCGCTTCCGAATCGCGGCCGGCGGCCTCGTCCCGGGCGACGCGACGTCCCCCATCCCTTGCTTCGAGACGTCTCACCGATCCCGCCTCAAGGAGCGACAACCATGTCCGTGA
- a CDS encoding tetratricopeptide repeat protein codes for MHCLFSRVLAVFAALLLIVALIKPWMEVPVDVEELPDGKIQCIAARPRTAIPFRITCLAFSLVMGFGHVWHRRTSDRKAMLGAAFLSSQLFFPYVVMAWEPALSARANWLHMQHENLTWLGGDLCTNLEYSRKSWKDSIYMVDTPRQINVVRLPSSGLGAFQFGRLMTWFEMLGFSNRFCQFVRMGWITALLGTTLLIMSECLPAGRLDRRRAVRALTSGVGAFACGTLIAVAPVVVSSLELDRCRDAVARGLYDSAEAHLRRATFYLPALREDTFYVAQLGLLDFRRGRRETPAGRLFQANLLERQGRYAQSMDLYQEILSKEPRETAVYREALRAVLRAGLHALNGQRNDLACRWLEQVMRAEPCNLKANFALQIAYLRTWRRDDLDRTVRRIVAIYGYFQMPTKQIVLAASHENALFAAYRDHDLAAAYTHSLKAKKP; via the coding sequence ATGCACTGTCTATTCTCCAGGGTGCTGGCCGTGTTCGCGGCCTTGCTGCTGATCGTGGCGTTGATCAAGCCCTGGATGGAGGTCCCCGTCGACGTCGAGGAACTTCCCGACGGTAAGATCCAGTGCATCGCCGCGCGGCCTCGAACGGCTATACCCTTCCGGATTACCTGCCTCGCCTTTTCGCTGGTCATGGGATTCGGCCACGTCTGGCATCGACGCACTAGCGATCGCAAGGCGATGCTCGGAGCCGCGTTCCTCTCCTCTCAGCTATTCTTCCCCTACGTGGTGATGGCCTGGGAACCAGCCTTGTCGGCGCGGGCCAATTGGCTGCACATGCAGCACGAAAACCTCACCTGGCTGGGCGGCGATCTCTGCACCAACCTCGAGTACAGCAGAAAATCCTGGAAAGACTCCATCTACATGGTGGACACGCCCCGCCAGATCAACGTCGTCCGGTTGCCGTCGTCCGGGCTCGGGGCGTTCCAGTTCGGGCGGCTGATGACCTGGTTCGAGATGCTGGGCTTCTCCAATCGATTCTGCCAGTTCGTGAGGATGGGCTGGATCACGGCCCTGCTCGGGACCACGTTGTTGATCATGTCCGAATGCCTGCCAGCCGGACGACTCGACCGAAGGCGCGCCGTCCGCGCCCTGACTTCCGGAGTCGGCGCGTTCGCCTGCGGCACTCTGATCGCCGTGGCACCCGTGGTCGTCTCGTCGCTCGAGTTGGACCGCTGCCGAGACGCCGTAGCCCGCGGCCTGTACGACTCCGCCGAGGCGCACCTCAGGCGGGCGACGTTCTACCTCCCCGCCCTCCGCGAGGACACCTTCTACGTGGCCCAGCTCGGCTTGCTCGACTTCCGACGCGGCCGCCGCGAGACCCCCGCGGGCCGCCTCTTCCAGGCGAACCTCCTGGAGCGGCAGGGTCGCTATGCGCAGTCGATGGACCTCTATCAAGAGATCCTGTCGAAGGAGCCTCGCGAGACCGCCGTCTATCGCGAGGCATTGAGAGCCGTGCTGAGGGCGGGCCTTCACGCCCTCAACGGCCAGCGCAACGACCTAGCCTGCCGATGGCTCGAACAGGTGATGCGCGCCGAGCCCTGCAATTTGAAGGCAAACTTCGCCCTCCAGATCGCCTATCTGAGGACGTGGCGGCGCGACGACCTCGACCGCACGGTGCGAAGGATCGTCGCGATCTACGGCTACTTCCAGATGCCGACAAAGCAGATCGTACTGGCGGCCAGCCACGAAAACGCCCTCTTCGCCGCCTATCGCGATCACGACCTCGCCGCCGCCTACACCCATTCGCTCAAGGCCAAGAAGCCCTGA
- a CDS encoding PP2C family protein-serine/threonine phosphatase produces the protein MATSTPTHNPSGPWKARFEASQRRERVVRARALELRRERDRLIADLRLAEQVQRSLLPRPLPSAPGLELGAAVRPSLHVAGDFYGAFRLDRERLGACLGDVMGHGVAAALLSVYAMQALRTKRIAGTDYEIITPDHVLNSLNDAMIAADFPGSPFLTMVYGVFDSARRTWTYCQGGHPPALLLRPGRPPILLTDGGGPLLGVFPASYAQGEVELADGDRLVLYSDGVESIRWGRWGYGLEGLAALTSTRDDRSPQRLVDDALALAEHDDRIADDVTVMVAQVSS, from the coding sequence ATGGCGACCAGTACTCCGACCCATAACCCCTCCGGCCCGTGGAAGGCTCGGTTCGAGGCCTCGCAACGGCGGGAACGCGTAGTGCGGGCCCGCGCCCTTGAGCTACGTCGGGAGCGCGATCGGCTGATCGCGGACCTGCGGCTCGCCGAGCAGGTCCAGCGCAGCCTGCTCCCACGCCCCCTGCCGAGCGCGCCGGGCCTCGAGCTCGGCGCGGCCGTCCGGCCCTCCCTGCACGTCGCCGGCGACTTCTACGGCGCTTTTCGTCTCGATCGAGAGCGGCTCGGGGCTTGCCTGGGCGACGTGATGGGCCACGGAGTCGCCGCGGCCCTGCTGAGCGTCTACGCCATGCAGGCGCTGCGCACCAAGCGGATCGCGGGGACGGACTACGAAATCATCACGCCCGACCACGTGTTGAACTCACTGAACGACGCTATGATCGCCGCGGATTTCCCGGGATCGCCGTTCTTGACGATGGTCTACGGCGTGTTCGATTCGGCCCGACGCACATGGACCTACTGCCAGGGGGGGCACCCGCCAGCATTGTTGCTCCGGCCCGGCCGGCCGCCCATCCTCCTGACCGACGGCGGCGGCCCGTTGCTGGGCGTCTTTCCGGCGAGCTATGCACAGGGCGAGGTCGAGCTCGCCGACGGCGACCGACTCGTCCTCTACAGCGACGGCGTCGAGTCGATCCGGTGGGGCCGCTGGGGCTACGGTCTCGAGGGACTCGCCGCCTTGACGTCGACCCGGGACGACAGGAGCCCCCAGCGACTCGTCGACGACGCCTTGGCCTTGGCCGAACACGACGATCGGATCGCCGACGACGTGACCGTCATGGTGGCCCAGGTCTCGAGCTGA
- a CDS encoding IS3 family transposase (programmed frameshift), with the protein MRKSKFTEEQIVFALRQAEAGLGVEDTCRKLGVSQATFFRWKAKYGELGTPELRRLRLLEEENQKLKQLVADLSLDKRMLQDVLAKKALTPPQRRTIVADLTVRYGVSVRRACEATGFPRATHNYKPSRASQEPLRMRLRELATDRVRYGYRRLHILLLREGWAVNVKRVYRLYGLERLTLRRKNPRRRASSRHRDDRPAVEGANQAWAMDFMSDALADGRKLRVLTVIDLFTRESLAIRVGVRFTSGQVAEVLAEVAAGRGAPRELRVDNGPEFTGRMLDLWAHLNGVTLDFSRPGKPTDNGFIESFNGRVREECLNQNYFTSLEDAREEVESWRVEYNERRPHSALGYLAPREFASTQASMSTASSVRKALV; encoded by the exons ATGAGGAAGTCGAAGTTCACCGAGGAGCAGATCGTCTTCGCCCTGAGGCAGGCCGAGGCCGGCCTGGGCGTCGAGGACACGTGTCGAAAGTTGGGCGTGAGCCAGGCTACGTTCTTTCGTTGGAAGGCCAAATACGGCGAGTTGGGGACCCCCGAGCTGAGGAGGTTGAGGCTCCTGGAGGAGGAGAACCAGAAGCTCAAGCAGTTGGTGGCCGACCTGAGCCTCGACAAGAGGATGCTCCAGGACGTCCTGGCAAAAAAAGCCT TGACCCCGCCGCAACGCAGGACGATCGTGGCGGACCTCACGGTCCGCTACGGCGTGAGCGTGCGGCGGGCCTGCGAGGCGACCGGCTTCCCCCGCGCGACCCATAACTACAAGCCCAGCCGCGCGTCGCAGGAGCCGCTTCGGATGCGTCTCCGAGAATTGGCGACGGACCGGGTCCGCTATGGATACCGCCGCTTGCACATCCTGCTCCTCCGGGAGGGTTGGGCCGTCAACGTCAAGCGCGTCTATCGCCTCTATGGACTGGAGCGGTTGACGTTGCGGCGCAAGAACCCGAGGCGACGGGCGAGCTCTCGCCATCGCGACGACCGGCCCGCCGTCGAGGGGGCGAACCAGGCCTGGGCGATGGACTTCATGAGCGACGCCCTCGCAGACGGGCGCAAGCTCCGGGTGCTGACCGTCATCGACCTATTCACGCGCGAGAGCCTGGCCATTCGCGTGGGAGTCCGCTTCACCTCGGGGCAGGTCGCCGAGGTCCTGGCCGAGGTCGCGGCCGGTCGGGGGGCGCCCCGTGAACTCCGGGTCGACAACGGCCCGGAATTCACGGGGAGGATGCTGGACCTGTGGGCGCATCTCAACGGCGTCACCCTTGATTTCAGCCGGCCCGGCAAGCCGACGGACAACGGCTTCATCGAGTCCTTCAACGGGCGGGTCCGCGAAGAGTGCCTCAACCAGAACTACTTCACCAGCCTGGAAGACGCCCGGGAGGAGGTGGAATCGTGGCGCGTCGAGTACAATGAACGCCGTCCCCACAGCGCCCTGGGCTACCTGGCCCCCAGGGAATTCGCATCAACGCAGGCCAGCATGAGCACTGCCTCGTCAGTCCGAAAAGCTCTCGTTTAG
- a CDS encoding efflux RND transporter periplasmic adaptor subunit, protein MNSWLSFTVVVSGVMGLAIVITIVLPGYTWPSSRLYTSKFGYGSMLRKLKRPFPVPATRATSRMLHHKALGEGLVRSEPVVVPIVPMGTIIKVYVEQGDHVTKGQLIAEVDPTKATIKVEAAKAALETAKAELERVKIGSAYVLTYERPKLDQIRMANAKKQGGLKRQLIDMNTPLIHKGYVAKSEMLLLQIELAKSELDQEEAAFNLSMSTEGVKESVTIAESAMREADLALQHRLTELKEYKVHSIADGLIERCLVHEGEYNQDPGKPAFLIASDSWFEGNFDQMAFDRVHVGDEAKVRLEAYPDQFLPGRVIWVNPFVNYDLGGPESTRPIRPMGTGAPEWPATFSARIKLDAPSSPVVPGMTGFCILQSQADVACLPREAVSAITAGKGIVYVIKGDGFVPREVTLGLVDGDWIQIRDGLGPSEDVILDGYQVLEPNDKIKVVPGPEGAG, encoded by the coding sequence ATGAATTCCTGGCTCAGCTTCACAGTGGTCGTCTCCGGCGTGATGGGCCTGGCAATCGTGATCACCATCGTGCTGCCGGGGTACACCTGGCCCTCCAGCCGACTCTACACCTCCAAGTTCGGATACGGCTCGATGTTGCGGAAGTTGAAACGGCCCTTTCCAGTGCCGGCGACGCGGGCCACCTCCCGGATGCTCCATCACAAAGCGCTCGGCGAAGGGTTGGTGCGGTCGGAGCCGGTGGTCGTCCCGATCGTGCCCATGGGCACCATCATCAAGGTGTATGTCGAACAGGGTGACCACGTGACGAAGGGTCAGCTCATCGCCGAGGTCGATCCGACGAAGGCGACCATCAAGGTCGAAGCCGCGAAGGCGGCGTTGGAGACCGCCAAGGCCGAGCTTGAGCGAGTCAAGATCGGCTCGGCGTACGTCTTGACCTACGAGCGGCCCAAGCTGGATCAGATCCGGATGGCCAATGCGAAGAAGCAGGGCGGGCTGAAACGGCAACTGATCGACATGAACACCCCGCTGATCCACAAGGGCTATGTCGCGAAATCGGAGATGCTACTCCTCCAGATCGAGCTCGCCAAATCGGAGCTCGATCAGGAGGAGGCCGCCTTCAACCTCTCGATGTCGACCGAAGGTGTGAAGGAGAGCGTCACCATCGCGGAATCGGCCATGCGAGAGGCGGACCTCGCCCTCCAGCACCGGCTCACCGAACTCAAGGAATACAAGGTCCACAGCATCGCGGACGGCTTGATCGAGCGGTGCCTGGTCCATGAGGGGGAATACAACCAGGATCCTGGAAAACCAGCATTCCTGATCGCTTCGGATTCCTGGTTCGAGGGGAACTTCGATCAGATGGCGTTCGACCGGGTCCACGTCGGCGACGAGGCCAAGGTCAGGCTCGAAGCATATCCCGATCAGTTCCTCCCCGGCAGGGTGATCTGGGTCAACCCGTTCGTCAACTACGATCTGGGCGGCCCCGAATCCACCCGACCCATCCGGCCCATGGGGACCGGCGCGCCCGAGTGGCCCGCGACGTTCTCCGCTCGGATCAAGCTGGACGCCCCGTCGTCTCCGGTCGTCCCGGGGATGACAGGTTTCTGCATCCTGCAGAGCCAGGCCGATGTCGCATGCCTGCCTCGCGAGGCCGTCTCCGCCATCACCGCGGGGAAGGGCATCGTTTACGTAATTAAAGGCGACGGATTCGTGCCGCGAGAAGTGACGCTCGGCCTGGTCGACGGGGACTGGATCCAGATCCGCGATGGCCTCGGCCCCTCCGAGGACGTCATCCTCGACGGCTATCAGGTGCTCGAGCCCAACGACAAGATCAAAGTCGTCCCAGGGCCGGAAGGGGCGGGCTGA